The following nucleotide sequence is from Podospora bellae-mahoneyi strain CBS 112042 chromosome 1 map unlocalized CBS112042p_1, whole genome shotgun sequence.
GTTCATGGGGAGCATGAAGGCTTCAAGCCCCATCCGATGTGCCGCCATTGGCTGTGGCTGCCGCTGACTTGcaggggagaagagaaagagtaGCCTGTTGAGCTTTACCACCCCCTGCTAACCCCGCTTAGTAGGAGCAGTGATGGATGGTGGCTTCTTGCTTGGGGGTGTTTATTCCCGGTCCTCTTTGCGGTGAGTGGCCGATGTCcagtgctggtggtggggttgtaTCCTAAGATGGTCGCCGGGAACGCAGCCCAACTGGCGGAGAGTGGaagccatcatcctcaaagcaaggaaagagaagaggacAGCAACAGCTCATCTACCGCTACAACCGCGAGCCAAGCATGTCGACTGGTGCGGTGATAGTTCTAGGAAGAGTTCAGTGGACAGTGGCTGGTGACGAAGTCCTGGCTGTGTCAAAGGCGGAGTGTTGAGATCTCGGAATTCGATGAGATGCTCTATGTTGCCTGGCTGTTATTGTTTACTTGTTCCGTTTTGTCAAGAACAATGGCTTTGATATCAAGGTCGGCACCCCAGTTGAGGAAAGGGTAGGAGGTTAAGGATAACGAATGGACCAGGGTAGTGGCCCAGGTATCTCGCTCGGTGTCGTGTAGAGTTTAGGGTGGTGTAGGGACACGCCATCCGTCTCTGGGACCGTTTCTCCGCACTGTCGTCAGTCAGGTGAACAGCGTCATACAAAGCAGAAGCATGTAACCTCTGACCAAGTGCGAGCCTCATCCCTTGAGCAACTGGAAAACGGCGGGGCTCAGTGATGTCACGCCCCCCCAGGATGCGATAGCGACCCCTAAAATCGCTGTGTTTAGCACTGAAACACAGGGTCTGGATATCTTCTATTACCCATTCCGAAGAGATTGATCATAAAGACAGGCGAGGGTTGGACAAGAGACGTCACTGGGCCTAAAAATGACCCGCGATCCTTCGAtgaaagagaaaggcaaAGGCACAAGACGGCGGCAGTTTGGTGCCCCACTTTAACATCCATGCCGGCTCCGCACCTTCCGccgccacaccaccacaccaccactgaAATGGCGGAATGGTTCCCCAGCGTCATCAATTCCACTTCAATGTCACCGACTTGAGGGGTACGAGGGGGAGTTTGCGGTTATACCGCTGAAGAGGTGCGCTGAAATCTTCTCGCTCGACCTCAGCTACGACCTGGCCTAAATCACGATACCCTCAGTGCCTCGCTTTTTCTACACCACTATTACTGCTACTACTACTGCAGGATCTCGATGTTGATTAAACGTTTGGTTCCTGAATCCACAGTGCGTGGGGTTGGCTAGGCAATGCCAGGACAGTCCTAGTCTGGCTCGTTAACTGCGAACAACCCGGAATCTGCGGGTATTGCCTCTTTTGGCTAACACACAGTCTGTCCAGCGCCAGCGATGAGTGGGTGGAACCCCCAATTGTGCTTTGCTGGCTGGCATGCAATTCCGCAGAATTCGATCCCACCAACTCCGTGCCTGGTCAAGCAAGGTGCCACACACCTCATTCACACCCTGGCATACAGCCCATCCCGTCACAATACATACAACAAAAGCATGATTTGCCCCTCTCTGAGTACCTACCGTCACCTGTTTGGCCCAATGTTTGTGATGTGTGCTGATATGGGCGTCAACAGAGAGCGTATGAATCCGAATAGTGTAGCTTACAGGTGACTAGCGAGCAGAGGAAATCGATTTGACCGAGCAAATTAGCAGGTCAGAATGGAGTACACTTGGATTGGGCTTTTCACAGTCCCTGCATAACGAAGGCCCCCCATCGCAAGTCGTCCTCCACAAAAAGCACAGAAAACATCGGTGGCGTTGTTAGCCGGAACGCCAGGGCAGCACTACCTGTACCTGAAAGCAGCTGTACTTTGCATCTTGAACAGGCCGCTCGCTGAACGGTGAGCTTGAACCAACTGTTCACCGACTGAACCCGTCCCCGAAACCTGAACGTCATCCTTCACCTTGAAAGCCATTGATGCCATGCCGCTTCCCGCCTCATTCGCAGCCTTTCATCGTGGCCTTCCTCGCACCGCCAAAAGTCATTCCTGGCAACAAAGCAGCCCTGCTTGACCAAGCCGGGACAGACGGACACCTTGAAAGAAGCAATTCTGGAGTCTAATATCTTGCGTCCccgccagcagcaggggaGCAAGAGAGACAACATTTCTccaccccccgtcccccgGCAACCCCCGTCCCCCGTTTCACCGCAGTCCCAGTCGTGGCAGAGACGGTCCCATTCTTTTTTGCCTCTGAACCCCTGCTGCCAGGTCATCCTCGATTCCGTATTCCTTGCAACCTCCACCGGCTCACCCTCCGCTGCACCACACACGCACAGCGAGCTGCCGTCCGGCCTGTCCATTGACTTCATTGCTTTCCCCCTGTGGATAagtgtgggaggggttgcttGTTTTGTGCTTGGCATACCCTTCTTTCGTCTTGACTCCTCTGTCCCATACCCTGCCCTTCTATAAGACCGGTGCCGGCACTGACAGACGGTCTCTTGGAGAAAGAGCATTAAGCATTATCGTgcagccatcaccgccgccacaTCTTCACGCAATTCTACCCTTCAAAAATTTGACCGTTATTAGACCGGATCGTCACCGTCACGGCCCGCTTCTGGACTGTCTCGCAGCCCAGGCTCACCTAGCCTTTCTAGCTCAGGCGTGATTTTGCCCATTATCCCACGCCCTCAGGTACCAGCTtcgaacaccaccaccggctgcTGATCCTGCCCGCCCAAGTGCTCGTTTTGCCAGATCCAAACCAAGCACCTGCTCCCCACGCCTAACCAGGACCACGGCCGTTCAGAGGAGACCCTCTTGCGGCATCCATCCCACTCGTTTCATCCCAATTGAACCCGCCCTGGCAGGGCCCTTGGGGGACCATAGGGATATTTCGTGTGCAGATCCCTTCTGCCGGAAAGTCGTCACTTGTTGCTGCGTCTCCACCTGTCCCGCTGACCAGAGAGGGCAATAACGTTCAGACGACTTGTGAAGCGATTGGCTTAGCGTGCAGTCTGGGAACTCCATCCTCGCAGGCGCAGGGCTGCTTGCTTGCGCATGCCATCTGTGCTCATCTCTTGTCACACTCagacccccccccctcccctccccccaaccccatacACACCCAGACACCTTCAAAGACACTTAAGGACGCTGATCCGTCCTTCTCGACTGCCCGTGGTCcgatcttcttctcgagTCCGACCCAGCTTAAAGGAATCACACACCTGATCAGCACCACTAGCATCTCACTTCCAACAGCGCTTCGGAAAGGGGATTATTTACACCAACACGCcgtcccatctcatcatgaCTATGACCATAGACACACACAACCAACACCGCTTCGGATCCTTAAACTTCGACCACATGTCTTCCTACTCGAGCCACCCGCACTTCACCAACCCTTGGGTTTCGACGTCGGCCCCTGCTGGCCCCGGACCTCAGGGTGGGAGTCAGAGCCTCTACGTGAGCAGCCAGGACGGCACCAGCCTAcctcacctcaacctcaacggcctctcaaaacaccaacatTCCAACAGGCCCAGCGGCAGCACGTCGATGGCGCCATAtgccccccttcccgtctCAGCGTCATCAGCCGGAGATGTCTACAGCAGACAACATGATATGATGCCCATGTCCCAAGATctcctcagcatcaaccGGTTACAACACCCAACCACATCGACTGCCCCTTACGACACCTCGGCGTACACAACATCGGCGTCTCCTGTCACCGCATCCTAcgccacatcatcaacagcttATGATCAGCTTGGCTACGCGCCAGCGCCTATCAGGGGGACATATGCTGCGCTCGCGCCTGAAGACAGCTCCAGGAGGTACTCTCAGCAGTCAGTCGCTTCCAGCCTCATGAGCCTCCACTCGTCTGGCGGCCCAGAAGGCCAGTACCAGCATACTTCAGAATCTGACTATGAGTTCAGGGGACTTCAACCGGACGACCGGAGAAGCTTTCAAGATGCCCTCGAGGCAAGCCATGGCATGATGTCTCTCAGCCAGGACACACCCCGCAACATCTACGATGTTCGTGCTCGGCAACGAGGGTCGACCGAGTCTTATGGgttcccatccacccactCAGCAACCTCGAGCGTGTCCTCGACCGGCTTCAGCCCTTACTATGGTGGTTCTGTGGACGGGTCGGTAAGCGACTACTCGACGACTGGTTCCGACATCGAGTCGCTGTCCGGGCGCACGCTCCCAAGGCCCCAGGGTCTCATGTCGAGCCAGCCACCAGCGCCACAGTCGATGATGGGATCATTCAGCTCCAAGGTCTCCTCCAGCACACAAAAGAAGCACAAGTGCAAGGTCTGTGACAAGCGATTCACGAGACCAAGTTCGTTGCAAACGCACATGTACAGCCACACAGGAGAGAAGCGTGAGTCTTGTCGTTCTTTCCACATAGTTGTCTATCCGCTCTAACAGCTTTTCCCGCAGCATTCCAATGTGAGGTTGAAGGATGCGGTCGCAACTTCTCCGTCGTCTCCAATCTTCGTCGGCATAGAAAGGTTCACAAGAACCAAGGAGAGCCCCAGACACCATCAGAAACTGGTTCCGAGGATCACCAATCAGACGAATAAATATGAATCACCTCACTGTCCGATCCCCTATTCTCATCATGTCCGCCCATCACGACCTCGCCACAATCATTCAACAATAGAACTACAACCTTGTAATTTATCGTCACttacacacaacacacatacCACACCATACACATATGAGCATTCAGGGGAtcacatccaccacatcGAACGCCATACTTCTTCATCTACGGACGAGTCAACATCTATCGCTTTtaatccttttttttcttaatCTGTCATTGGTCAAAAGAGCGAAGAGCGGCATCTTCCAACAGGAAATGAGGCAGGAGATATCTCCCTTGGACGATACCCTCATGGCATCGGCGTTACGGGttgtgttttttctttttgttca
It contains:
- a CDS encoding uncharacterized protein (EggNog:ENOG503P6RV; COG:S), with product MTMTIDTHNQHRFGSLNFDHMSSYSSHPHFTNPWVSTSAPAGPGPQGGSQSLYVSSQDGTSLPHLNLNGLSKHQHSNRPSGSTSMAPYAPLPVSASSAGDVYSRQHDMMPMSQDLLSINRLQHPTTSTAPYDTSAYTTSASPVTASYATSSTAYDQLGYAPAPIRGTYAALAPEDSSRRYSQQSVASSLMSLHSSGGPEGQYQHTSESDYEFRGLQPDDRRSFQDALEASHGMMSLSQDTPRNIYDVRARQRGSTESYGFPSTHSATSSVSSTGFSPYYGGSVDGSVSDYSTTGSDIESLSGRTLPRPQGLMSSQPPAPQSMMGSFSSKVSSSTQKKHKCKVCDKRFTRPSSLQTHMYSHTGEKPFQCEVEGCGRNFSVVSNLRRHRKVHKNQGEPQTPSETGSEDHQSDE